CCCCTTGCCGGTGACGACGACGATATCGCCTGCTTCGGCATGCAGCACGGCATGGGCGATGGCCGTATGACGGTCGCCGATTTCCGTGGCGTCAGGGCACCCCTGCATGACGGCCCGGCGGATGGTGGCGGGGTCCTCATCACGCGGATTATCGTCGGTGACGATGCATTGATCCGCATATCTTGCGGCAATCTGACCCATCAAGGGGCGCTTCCCCTGATCACGATTGCCACCCGCGCCGAAAATAACCGTCAATCGATGGCGCGCATGCGGGCGCAGGCTTTGCAGCACGTGGCCGAGCGCGTCGGGCGTATGGGCGTAATCCACAAATATCGAGGCACCATGATGCGATGTGGCGACAAACTCACACCGTCCGCGCACGCCTTGTAATTGTGTCAGGCCCTGGCAGATCTGACGGGCGGAATCTTCATCGTCCCAAGCCAGAGCGGCTGCCAGCAAGATATTGTCGACCTGCACACGCCCGATGAGGGGGATGGTGATGTCATCCAGCATTTCCCCGTTAAGACAGAGTTTCAGACGCTGCCCTGTCGGGAGGGGCGTTGCACTGACAAGCCGCAGCGTCTCACCACCCATCCCCACTGTGCGAAGCGCGAGGGCGCGTGACGTCGCGATATCCTTCAATATCGCAAGCGTTTCAGAATCCATATCCGCATTGATCGCCGCCACGCCGCCCGTGGGGAGGACTTCTCGGAAAAGCCGCAATTTAGCGTCGCGATAGGCGTCAAGCGTGTGATGATAATCCAGATGGTCCCGCGTGAGGTTGGAGAAACCCGCGCGTGTCAATCTGACGCCATCAAGGCGAAACTGATCCAGCCCGTGAGACGAGGCTTCCAGCGCCACGTGATCCACGCGGCGGGTTTTCAGCTCGTGCAAAGTCTCGGCCAGCTTAACCGGGTCAGGCGTTGTCAGGGGAGGGAGGCGCAGATCCAACCCCTTGGAAACAAGTCCGAGCGTACCGATACTGGCGGAACGAAAGCCCTGCATCATCCAGATCTGCCGCAGAAAATCCGCTGTGCTTGTCTTGCCATTCGTGCCGGTGATCGCCGCGATCTCAGCAGGTTGCGCGCCATAAAATGCGGCGGCCAGGAGGGCGAGGTCGCGCCGGGGGTTGGCGGAGGCAAGGTGCAAAATGTCTCGGCCCGCGATGGTGGTCACTGCATTGGGGCCGTGATGGGACATGACGATAGCAGCCCCCTTCGCCACGGCCTGCGGCACAAATGTTGCGCCATTAACGGCGGCGCCGTCGATCGCCACGAAGAGACTGTTCAAGGAGGCCAGGCGGCTGTCACTCGTCACCCCGCTAACCGTCCGACCTGCCCATTCCGGCTTGACGGAGGAGGGCAGGGTGACGCGCGCTTGTTTGAATAGCTCCTGCAATTGCATGGTCATTGGCCCTCCTTTACTTTCCGGGTCGATACGATGATTTCATTTTGGTGGCCTGCGGCTTTTTCTCCGCTTTCCTGACTCGCGCCGCGCCCGGGTCATTCCCCGGCCCAAGCGGGCGCACGCCGGGCGGAATGGCGGGTTCCAGCGGCATGGCCAGGGCGGCGTCGATTTTAGCGGCATTTTCCACGTCGGGGAAAAGCCCGAGTATGGGGCCTATGCGCGCGATCAGCTTCCCGGCTGTCGGCGTCGCATTCCAGCCCGCTGTTGAGAAATTATAGGTTTCCGGGATGCCCTTTGGCTCATCGAGCATAACATATACGGCGTAACGCGGATTATTCATCGGGAAAATCGACGTGAAAGCAGAGATATTCGCGTGTTTGAGATAGCGCCCATTCGCGCCGATTTTTTCCGCCGTGCCTGTTTTGCCGCCCACGAAATAACCCGGCACTTCGGCTTTCCGGGCCGTGCCTTGCGTCACATCGAGGCGCAACATGCGGCGCAGAAGGCGGGATGTGCCGTCAGAAAGGACGCGTCGCCCTTCCGGCGTCACGGCGCGATCATCCCCATCGCGCGCGGGCGGCAGGCCGACGCTTGTGCTCTGGCTGGTTTCATCCGCACCCAGCGTGTCGGGGTCTTCATCGTGTGAGAGGAGGGTCGGGGTGATGAGGATGCCCCCATTCACAGTCGCCGCCGTGCCGCGAACGATGGCGAGCGGCGATTCCGCAATGCCATGACCGAAACCGATTGTCATCACCGTCGCGATCCCCCAGTTTTTGCGGGCAGGCACGATGGGGCGGGCGGCTTCAGGGAGTTCGACGGGGACGCGGTCAAGAAACCCCATCCGCCCCAGCCAAGATTGCTGCCTCTCCGCCCCGATATCGAGCGCGATGTGGGCCGCCGCGGGGTTGGAGGATTTCGCCAATACATCAGGAAGGGCCAGCCAGGGGGCGAAATGGTCTGACTTGATGTCACGAATGGTGAAGCGCCCGATCTTGATCGGGATGGTTGAAAACCGGTCCCATATATGCGCGACTTTAAGTTCCAGCGCAGCCGCGGCGACTTGCAATTTGAAGGTTGAGCCCGGCTCATACATCCCCGTCACAGCGCGGTTGAAGCGGGCATCGTCCGGTGCGCGGCCGAAATCATTCGCGTCATAATCGGGCAGGGAAACCATGGAGATAATTTCACCCGTACGCACATCCATGACGATCCCGGCAGCGCCTTTCGCCTGGAAATGATGCATCGCTTCATTGACCACATCGCGCGTGACGACCTGCACCCTTGTATCGATGGAAAGGCGGATCGGTGCCCGATCTTTCAAAAGGCGATCATTGAAAGATTTTTCGATACCGGCCACGCCATGGTCATCAATATCCACGGCACCCAATATCTGGGCCGCTGTTCGGCCGAGCGGGTAATGGCGACGCTCACCATTTTCAAAGTAAATACCGGGGATGCCCAGATTATTGACGGCGAGTTGCTGCGACGGTGAAATGTCCCGCGCAAGATAGACAAACTGCTTATCCTGACGCAGCCTTTGCACCGTTGATTTCACATCAAGATCCGGCAGAACGGTTTTGAGTTTTTTTGCGGTGTCCGCGGGGTCAATCAATTCCTGCGGGTTGGCGTAGACTTGCGCGACGGGGAGGGACATGGCCAGGATCTGGCCATTGCGATCCGTGATCGCGGCACGCTGAACTTGCAGGACCGGCATTGTCCGCCCGTCATCGCCCTCCGTCAGATCCGGCACAATCGGGATCTGCGCACTGGCTTCACCGTTGGTCGGCAACATCGGATTGATGATGGAGGCGAGAAGGAGGCGCAGGCAGAGCGCCAGAAAAAGGAAGGTAAACCCGACCCCGACCCAGAAAATACGGATATGCATCCGCTCCAGATAAGGCGGCTCCCGCCGGGCTGCGATGGGGGCAGCGGCGCGGTGCGCTCTCCGGTTCAGACGCGTTCTGCGTTTTCCGTCATCGTGAGGTGGGCTGGGCACGGCTTACTGGGTGGGACAAGTCAAGGGCGCCGCGGCGCGGGCGGTGGCAACGCACCGTCAGCCATTGCAAAAGTGGACTCCGTATTATGTGTGCCAAGCTGACGGTAACGTGCTTTCGTGGCTGTCAAACGCCCGCCTGAGGAGGG
This genomic stretch from Candidatus Kirkpatrickella diaphorinae harbors:
- a CDS encoding UDP-N-acetylmuramoyl-L-alanyl-D-glutamate--2,6-diaminopimelate ligase, whose protein sequence is MQLQELFKQARVTLPSSVKPEWAGRTVSGVTSDSRLASLNSLFVAIDGAAVNGATFVPQAVAKGAAIVMSHHGPNAVTTIAGRDILHLASANPRRDLALLAAAFYGAQPAEIAAITGTNGKTSTADFLRQIWMMQGFRSASIGTLGLVSKGLDLRLPPLTTPDPVKLAETLHELKTRRVDHVALEASSHGLDQFRLDGVRLTRAGFSNLTRDHLDYHHTLDAYRDAKLRLFREVLPTGGVAAINADMDSETLAILKDIATSRALALRTVGMGGETLRLVSATPLPTGQRLKLCLNGEMLDDITIPLIGRVQVDNILLAAALAWDDEDSARQICQGLTQLQGVRGRCEFVATSHHGASIFVDYAHTPDALGHVLQSLRPHARHRLTVIFGAGGNRDQGKRPLMGQIAARYADQCIVTDDNPRDEDPATIRRAVMQGCPDATEIGDRHTAIAHAVLHAEAGDIVVVTGKGHETGQIIKGAVHPFDDAAVIREILTAAQGGSDIEAANGVNAHDTPG
- a CDS encoding peptidoglycan D,D-transpeptidase FtsI family protein, which codes for MHIRIFWVGVGFTFLFLALCLRLLLASIINPMLPTNGEASAQIPIVPDLTEGDDGRTMPVLQVQRAAITDRNGQILAMSLPVAQVYANPQELIDPADTAKKLKTVLPDLDVKSTVQRLRQDKQFVYLARDISPSQQLAVNNLGIPGIYFENGERRHYPLGRTAAQILGAVDIDDHGVAGIEKSFNDRLLKDRAPIRLSIDTRVQVVTRDVVNEAMHHFQAKGAAGIVMDVRTGEIISMVSLPDYDANDFGRAPDDARFNRAVTGMYEPGSTFKLQVAAAALELKVAHIWDRFSTIPIKIGRFTIRDIKSDHFAPWLALPDVLAKSSNPAAAHIALDIGAERQQSWLGRMGFLDRVPVELPEAARPIVPARKNWGIATVMTIGFGHGIAESPLAIVRGTAATVNGGILITPTLLSHDEDPDTLGADETSQSTSVGLPPARDGDDRAVTPEGRRVLSDGTSRLLRRMLRLDVTQGTARKAEVPGYFVGGKTGTAEKIGANGRYLKHANISAFTSIFPMNNPRYAVYVMLDEPKGIPETYNFSTAGWNATPTAGKLIARIGPILGLFPDVENAAKIDAALAMPLEPAIPPGVRPLGPGNDPGAARVRKAEKKPQATKMKSSYRPGK